One region of Thalassophryne amazonica chromosome 16, fThaAma1.1, whole genome shotgun sequence genomic DNA includes:
- the znf281a gene encoding zinc finger protein 281 — translation MSIVHDKIGSEFLRASGSMDSSFGPGMIMFSHLPPVASFTRLAAHTVVQEFAPQEVILKKERASPDCSGGTQGGTLASAGVGDYINPIGIKQEKLSEHDCRLPLYPAGPGKNTELFHVTVNQSVLVQDLCMGNLPSHLGKEPTGRKGRRSSVDGQEGKPRKEEVRQRFQLVLDADGCIVLPGTKPHVCEHCSAAFRSSYHLRRHVLIHTGERPYRCSQCNMSFIQKYLLQRHEKIHSGEKPFSCDQCNMRFIQKYHMERHKRTHSGEKPYRCDTCQQYFSRTDRLLKHKRTCGESIKKEDPGMIDLGFVDTGHGSYEVTQGNAGNTVKKRRKFKNSGEFSERKKKKGSEEGTVEAGLRDPHIHGAVSGGYSIHEYSIENCTVSSSTESRPSMQQIHHSCAPKMSFKKANHKGLDKSGLGEDKPFPLEQSGGLAGLGFLQEDGAKVGSTSRNYDDAMQFLKKRRYLHTANNANSSGSAVAGRTSGEYDGAGHMSSQPPVIQGVVSSVMDSDTSLSLLDPSAMGVDKRDKSGIPDEVMQSLLDHYSQKGASSHHNVHFDISDQRVELNPPPAEGPEISHSTDSPSPSVDKTIMMHEYSRFLLQALERTSLSASFSLGPIPPSSGTYNSSHPGNPLYADKSVYTTSPLECGFGHSVASPLLPSSVPKSHFVMLSSSSPQDGFHLSGLEPPTHQQLTPSQELTDQVEKQHSSTPPSSYQISPSDLSGQKDHPSIKNVSEVYPLASSQDLASLDSSKPSYQIENFAQAFGLQFKPDVCSLAYATDSNGELDLRIRTPLSEFSGYSSLLSDVSEPVSTGSKTPTSQSYR, via the exons ATGAGCATCGTTCATGACAAAATTGGCAGTGAATTCCTTCGTGCCAGTGGGAGCATGGACAGCAGTTTTGGGCCTGGAATGATTATGTTCAGCCATCTTCCACCGGTGGCAAGCTTCACCCGGCTGGCTGCTCATACGGTCGTGCAGGAATTTGCACCACAAGAAGTGATCCTTAAAAAGGAGCGGGCCTCCCCTGACTGCAGTGGAGGTACCCAGGGTGGCACCTTGGCATCTGCTGGGGTGGGAGATTATATTAACCCTATAGGTATCAAGCAGGAGAAGCTTTCGGAGCATGATTGTCGCCTGCCCCTTTATCCGGCTGGCCCGGGTAAGAACACCGAGCTTTTCCACGTGACAGTCAACCAGAGTGTGCTGGTGCAGGATCTCTGCATGGGAAAT CTGCCGAGTCATTTAGGAAAGGAACCCACAGGGAGAAAAGGCCGAAGGTCAAGTGTTGATGGACAGGAGGGCAAACCAAGGAAGGAAGAAGTGAGGCAAAGGTTT CAGTTGGTGTTGGATGCAGATGGATGCATTGTGTTGCCAGGAACAAAACCACATGTGTGTGAGCACTGCTCTGCAGCCTTCAGAAGCTCCTACCACCTGCGTCGACACGTTCTCATTCACACAG GTGAGAGACCGTACAGATGCAGCCAATGCAACATGAGCTTTATTCAGAAGTACCTTCTCCAGCGACATGAGAAAATCCACAGCG GAGAAAAGCCATTCAGTTGTGACCAGTGTAATATGCGTTTTATTCAGAAGTATCACATGGAGAGGCACAAGAGAACGCATAGTGGAGAAAAGCCATACAGGTGTGACACCTGCCAACAG TATTTTTCTAGGACAGACCGATTGCTTAAGCATAAGCGAACCTGTGGAGAATCCATCAAGAAGGAGGATCCTGGGATGATTGATCTTGGTTTTGTAGACACTGGACATGGCAGCTATGAAGTCACTCAGGGAAATGCTGGAAATACTGTGAAAAAGAGGAGAAAGTTCAAAAATTCTGGAGAGTTTAGCGAACGCAAAAAAAAGAAGGGGAGCGAAGAAGGGACAGTGGAAGCAGGTTTGAGGGACCCTCACATTCATGGGGCTGTATCTGGAGGCTACAGCATTCATGAGTACTCTATTGAGAATTGCACGGTTTCCTCGTCCACTGAGTCAAGACCCAGCATGCAGCAGATCCACCATAGCTGTGCTCCAAAGATGTCTTTTAAAAAGGCCAACCACAAGGGCCTTGATAAGTCTGGTTTGGGTGAGGACAAACCGTTCCCCTTAGAGCAGAGTGGGGGGCTGGCTGGCCTTGGCTTCTTGCAGGAAGATGGGGCCAAAGTCGGGTCCACCAGCAGGAACTATGATGATGCCATGCAGTTTCTCAAGAAGAGACGCTACCTCCACACGGCAAACAATGCAAACTCATCAGGGTCTGCAGTGGCTGGAAGAACCAGCGGGGAGTATGATGGTGCCGGCCACATGTCTTCCCAACCACCTGTCATTCAGGGTGTTGTTTCTAGTGTGATGGACAGTGACACGTCTCTGAGCCTCCTGGATCCATCTGCCATGGGTGTGGACAAACGTGACAAGTCTGGGATACCTGACGAGGTAATGCAGAGTCTGCTTGACCACTATTCCCAGAAAGGTGCCAGCTCACACCACAATGTACACTTTGACATCAGTGACCAGCGTGTGGAACTGAACCCACCACCTGCTGAGGGGCCTGAAATTAGCCACAGTACGGACTCACCCAGCCCCTCAGTTGATAAGACCATCATGATGCACGAATACTCCCGCTTCCTGCTGCAGGCCCTGGAGCGTACCAGCCTCAGTGCCAGCTTTTCTTTGGGCCCTATACCCCCTTCCTCTGGAACATATAACAGTTCCCATCCAGGTAATCCCCTTTATGCTGATAAGAGCGTCTACACGACTTCCCCACTGGAGTGCGGCTTCGGTCATTCGGTGGCTTCACCATTGCTGCCTTCGTCTGTGCCAAAGTCCCACTTTGTGATGCTATCAAGCTCTTCTCCACAGGATGGCTTCCATCTGAGTGGCCTGGAGCCTCCTACACACCAGCAGCTTACTCCATCTCAGGAGCTCACTGACCAGGTGGAGAAGCAGCACTCCTCCACTCCCCCTTCCTCCTACCAGATCAGTCCATCAGACCTGAGTGGCCAGAAGGATCATCCCTCCATCAAGAATGTCTCTGAGGTTTACCCTCTGGCTTCCTCACAGGATCTGGCCTCTCTGGACTCCTCCAAGCCTTCCTACCAGATAGAAAACTTTGCCCAGGCCTTTGGTTTACAGTTCAAGCCAGATGTCTGCAGCTTGGCTTATGCCACAGATTCTAACGGGGAGCTGGACCTAAGGATACGGACACCTCTGTCTGAATTCTCAGGGTATAGTAGTTTGTTATCTGATGTCAGTGAACCAGTAAGTACAGGTTCCAAAACTCCAACAAGCCAAAGCTACAGATGA